A genomic window from Gossypium hirsutum isolate 1008001.06 chromosome D12, Gossypium_hirsutum_v2.1, whole genome shotgun sequence includes:
- the LOC107889780 gene encoding uncharacterized protein yields MAMLRAFSTRRNRDGYERLLVETEVEEPVISSNGQFEAQLKRARSVPARVFGLSRKFNGPELGLPEKCQEKSSTTTNSNKKGGKSKTIHPLFSLFDGRRKKKTTAKPEFARYIEYLKEGGMWDMNANTPVIHYK; encoded by the coding sequence ATGGCCATGCTTAGAGCTTTCAGCACAAGAAGAAACCGTGATGGCTACGAAAGGTTACTTGTTGAAACCGAAGTTGAGGAGCCTGTAATCTCCAGCAATGGTCAATTCGAAGCACAGTTAAAGAGAGCTAGAAGTGTGCCAGCTCGAGTTTTTGGCTTATCCAGAAAGTTTAACGGCCCCGAACTGGGGTTGCCGGAGAAGTGTCAAGAGAAATCTTCGACAACGACCAACTCCAACAAAAAGGGCGGCAAGTCCAAGACTATTCACCCACTTTTCAGCCTATTTGATGGTCGTCGTAAGAAGAAAACTACAGCTAAACCAGAGTTTGCTAGGTATATTGAGTATCTCAAAGAAGGAGGGATGTGGGACATGAATGCTAATACGCCCGTCATTCACTACAAATGA